A window of the Nitrosococcus wardiae genome harbors these coding sequences:
- the dnaJ gene encoding molecular chaperone DnaJ — MAKRDYYEILGVARNASDPEIKKAYRRLAMKYHPDRNPDNKTAEDQFKEVQEAYDVLSDARKRTAYDQFGHAGVGAGAGPGAGGGYGFEGGPSFGDIFGDVFNDIFGAAAGRGGRRQAYRGADLRYNLDLTLEEAVAGTTAKIRIPTYVKCKTCEGSGAQPGTSPITCPTCDGHGQVRIQQGFFSLQQTCPRCHGSGQIVSSPCSDCHGEGRVREHKTLSVKIPPGVDTGDRIRLAGEGEAGESGGPPGDLYVQVQIKAHPIFSREGDELHCEVPVSFVTAALGGELDVPTLAGRAKLKIPAGTQSGQVFRLRGKGVTPVRGGSAGDLLCRVMVETPVKLNEEQKELLKKFEASMNRNKKHSPKHHSWLEGVKHFFEEMKF, encoded by the coding sequence ATGGCAAAGCGAGATTACTACGAAATTCTGGGGGTTGCGCGGAATGCTTCCGACCCTGAAATTAAGAAGGCCTATCGGCGCCTGGCTATGAAATATCATCCGGATCGCAATCCTGATAACAAGACTGCCGAGGACCAATTCAAAGAGGTTCAGGAGGCCTATGATGTTCTCTCCGACGCTAGGAAGCGCACGGCCTATGATCAATTTGGGCACGCGGGAGTCGGTGCGGGGGCAGGCCCGGGAGCAGGAGGGGGATATGGCTTTGAAGGCGGCCCCAGCTTTGGTGACATCTTTGGCGATGTTTTCAATGACATCTTTGGTGCTGCCGCAGGCCGTGGAGGTAGACGGCAGGCTTATCGGGGCGCTGATCTCCGCTACAATCTGGATCTCACTCTGGAAGAAGCTGTCGCAGGCACCACCGCCAAGATCCGCATTCCTACTTATGTGAAGTGCAAAACCTGCGAGGGCAGTGGCGCCCAGCCGGGAACCTCACCCATTACCTGCCCTACTTGTGATGGCCATGGTCAGGTACGGATACAGCAAGGTTTCTTTTCCCTGCAACAGACTTGTCCACGTTGTCATGGCAGTGGCCAGATCGTGAGTTCTCCTTGCTCTGATTGTCACGGTGAAGGTCGGGTCCGGGAGCATAAGACGCTCTCGGTGAAGATTCCGCCAGGGGTAGATACGGGGGATCGGATCCGTCTGGCTGGAGAAGGAGAAGCTGGAGAGAGTGGTGGGCCGCCAGGTGATCTTTATGTTCAGGTACAAATTAAAGCGCATCCGATCTTTTCCCGGGAGGGCGATGAGCTACACTGCGAAGTGCCAGTCAGTTTTGTCACTGCCGCCCTAGGCGGAGAGCTGGATGTGCCTACCCTGGCCGGCCGGGCAAAACTCAAAATCCCGGCAGGGACTCAGTCGGGGCAGGTTTTCCGCTTAAGGGGTAAGGGTGTTACGCCTGTTCGTGGTGGATCCGCCGGCGATCTGCTGTGTCGGGTGATGGTAGAAACGCCAGTGAAATTAAATGAAGAGCAAAAAGAATTACTGAAAAAATTCGAAGCTTCCATGAATCGCAATAAAAAGCATAGCCCTAAACATCATTCCTGGCTGGAAGGGGTAAAACACTTCTTTGAAGAAATGAAGTTCTGA
- the dapB gene encoding 4-hydroxy-tetrahydrodipicolinate reductase encodes MIRVAISGAAGRMGRALIQAACQYEGIALGVASERPDSRLIGSDAGELAGAGTLQIPLVGNLREHGDAFDLLIDFTQPEVSLANLALCKDQGKAMVIGTTGFTPEQRQEIASAATEIPIVLAPNMSVGVNLCLKLLETAAQVLGDEVDIEIIEAHHRHKVDAPSGTALRMGEVVAETLGRDLNQCAVYGRLGFSGQRPRESIGFSSLRAGDIVGEHTVMFAAEGERVEIGHKASSRMTFALGAMRASQWVSGKPPGLYDMQDVLGLSKKVS; translated from the coding sequence ATGATCCGAGTAGCTATCAGCGGTGCCGCCGGGCGTATGGGGCGCGCCTTGATCCAAGCTGCCTGTCAATATGAGGGAATTGCGCTTGGGGTAGCCAGTGAACGCCCTGACAGTCGCCTAATTGGCAGTGATGCGGGAGAATTGGCAGGGGCGGGAACATTGCAAATCCCCCTAGTGGGCAATTTGCGTGAGCATGGAGATGCTTTTGACCTACTAATCGATTTCACGCAACCTGAAGTCTCGTTGGCCAATTTGGCCCTTTGCAAAGACCAGGGCAAGGCCATGGTGATTGGCACCACTGGATTTACCCCAGAGCAGCGCCAGGAGATTGCAAGTGCGGCTACTGAGATTCCAATTGTGTTGGCACCCAACATGAGTGTGGGCGTTAATCTTTGTTTAAAGCTCTTAGAGACAGCCGCTCAGGTGTTAGGGGATGAGGTGGATATTGAAATTATCGAGGCCCACCACCGTCACAAGGTGGATGCTCCCTCGGGAACCGCTTTACGCATGGGGGAGGTGGTGGCTGAAACCCTGGGACGGGATTTGAATCAGTGTGCGGTTTATGGGCGGCTTGGATTCAGCGGCCAACGGCCGAGGGAAAGCATAGGTTTTTCTTCCCTCCGTGCAGGCGATATCGTGGGTGAACACACTGTGATGTTTGCGGCGGAAGGTGAGCGGGTAGAGATTGGCCATAAGGCCTCAAGCCGCATGACCTTTGCTTTGGGGGCCATGCGCGCATCCCAGTGGGTCAGCGGTAAACCTCCTGGGCTCTACGATATGCAGGATGTACTTGGTCTGTCTAAAAAGGTAAGCTAA
- the tkt gene encoding transketolase has protein sequence MPSRRELANAIRALSMDAVQKAKSGHPGAPMGMADIAEVLWNDFLKHNPNNPQWADRDRFVLSNGHGSMLLYSLLHLSGYDVSMEDIKQFRQLHSKTPGHPEYGYAPGVETTTGPLGQGLSNAVGMALAEKILASQFNRDGHEIVDHYTYVFLGDGCLMEGISHESCSLAGTWGLGKLVAFYDDNGISIDGDVAGWFTDDTPKRFEAYGWHVVRSVDGHDPEAMRQAIEEARSVTDKPSLICCKTLIGYGAPNLAGSHDCHGAPLGEDEIAATRDKLGWSHPPFEIPEEIYEGWNGAEKGRAAEAAWDEKFAAYKAAYPELAAEFQRRLQNKLPENWEATVTEALQAADSKAEKIATRKASQNAIEAYAPVLPELLGGSADLTGSNLTHWSGSKVIGKTIAEGNYLHYGVREFGMSAIMNGIALHGGFIPYGGTFLMFSEYARNAVRMSALMGVQSIFVYTHDSIGLGEDGPTHQAVEQAATLRYIPRMSVWRPCDAVESLVAWRAAIERKEGPTSMLFSRQGVPPQKRTPKQIEDIRRGGYILRDTDGRPDVIIMATGSEVALAMEAAETLAGKGIKVRVVSMPCTDVFDAQDETYREAVLPSDVRARLAVEAGVTDYWRKYVGLEGKVLGIDTFGESAPAPEVYKHFGLTPENLAKIAEDMIS, from the coding sequence ATGCCTTCTCGCAGAGAATTGGCTAATGCCATCCGTGCGCTTAGCATGGACGCAGTGCAAAAGGCGAAATCCGGTCATCCTGGCGCCCCTATGGGGATGGCGGATATCGCTGAGGTGTTATGGAATGATTTTCTTAAGCATAACCCTAACAATCCCCAATGGGCGGATCGGGATCGATTCGTACTTTCTAATGGGCATGGCTCCATGCTGCTCTATTCCTTGCTCCACCTGAGCGGCTATGACGTAAGTATGGAGGACATCAAACAGTTCCGCCAGCTTCATTCCAAGACCCCGGGGCATCCAGAATATGGGTATGCCCCGGGTGTGGAGACCACGACTGGACCATTGGGTCAAGGCCTTAGCAATGCCGTGGGCATGGCTCTAGCTGAAAAAATCTTGGCGAGTCAGTTCAATCGCGATGGTCATGAAATCGTTGATCATTACACTTATGTGTTCCTCGGCGATGGCTGCTTAATGGAAGGGATCTCTCATGAGTCCTGTTCCTTGGCGGGTACCTGGGGATTAGGGAAGCTGGTTGCTTTTTATGATGACAACGGTATCTCCATTGATGGGGATGTGGCAGGATGGTTTACTGACGATACGCCGAAACGTTTTGAAGCCTATGGTTGGCACGTCGTGCGCAGTGTGGATGGGCATGACCCGGAGGCCATGCGGCAAGCCATTGAAGAGGCCCGTTCAGTCACCGATAAGCCCTCCCTGATTTGTTGCAAGACCTTGATTGGTTATGGGGCTCCTAATTTAGCTGGAAGCCATGATTGCCATGGAGCACCTCTTGGAGAGGATGAAATAGCGGCTACCCGCGATAAATTAGGTTGGTCCCATCCCCCCTTTGAAATTCCAGAGGAAATTTATGAGGGTTGGAATGGGGCTGAGAAAGGTAGGGCGGCAGAGGCAGCTTGGGATGAAAAGTTTGCCGCCTACAAGGCTGCTTATCCAGAGTTGGCGGCAGAATTTCAGCGCCGGCTCCAAAATAAACTTCCTGAGAATTGGGAAGCTACTGTCACTGAAGCTCTCCAGGCGGCGGATAGCAAGGCCGAGAAAATTGCTACCCGCAAGGCTTCTCAAAACGCCATTGAAGCCTATGCCCCAGTACTGCCGGAGTTATTGGGCGGATCGGCGGATTTAACAGGCTCCAATCTCACCCATTGGTCGGGTTCAAAGGTGATCGGCAAAACTATTGCTGAAGGTAATTATCTCCATTACGGTGTGCGGGAGTTTGGGATGTCAGCCATTATGAACGGGATTGCCCTGCATGGTGGCTTCATTCCCTATGGCGGCACCTTTTTAATGTTTTCCGAGTATGCCCGCAATGCAGTGCGGATGTCTGCACTCATGGGCGTGCAAAGTATTTTTGTCTATACCCATGATTCCATCGGCTTGGGTGAGGACGGTCCGACCCACCAAGCAGTGGAGCAGGCGGCTACCTTGCGCTATATTCCACGTATGTCGGTATGGCGCCCTTGCGATGCGGTGGAAAGTCTGGTCGCGTGGAGGGCGGCTATTGAGCGTAAAGAGGGGCCGACCTCCATGCTATTTTCCCGCCAGGGGGTGCCTCCTCAGAAGCGGACCCCTAAACAGATTGAAGATATTCGCCGTGGCGGTTATATCCTGCGTGACACGGATGGTAGGCCAGATGTCATTATAATGGCCACTGGTTCTGAGGTCGCGTTGGCAATGGAAGCTGCTGAAACTTTGGCAGGTAAGGGTATCAAAGTGCGGGTTGTGTCTATGCCTTGCACGGATGTCTTTGATGCTCAAGACGAAACCTATCGGGAAGCGGTTCTACCTTCTGATGTGAGGGCTCGATTGGCGGTGGAGGCGGGAGTCACCGATTATTGGCGGAAATATGTTGGCCTTGAAGGCAAAGTATTGGGTATTGATACTTTTGGAGAATCGGCTCCAGCCCCGGAGGTGTACAAGCACTTTGGTCTTACCCCAGAGAACCTGGCCAAGATTGCCGAAGATATGATTTCTTAA